A portion of the Streptomyces erythrochromogenes genome contains these proteins:
- a CDS encoding alkaline phosphatase D family protein has protein sequence MASTPHTRRSLIGGSLALSSALLAAPTLAAPAFARSGRPNAHWGVQSGEITAHSATVWTRSDRLARMYVETSPSEAFRYAVRRHRGPLLGPSSDFTGTTVLRDLPPGQQVHYRVVLADPDDPRRTAEPVHGTFRTTPVSRRRDVRFLWSGDLAGQGWGINPDVGGYRVFDEMGRRNPDFFLFSGDTIYADGPIKSAVPLRDGTVWRNVTTAEKSKVAETLDEFRGNFRYNLLDRNLLDFNAQVPVLAQWDDHEVRNNWYPGQLIDDPRYTVKEADTLATRARRAFGEYFPVTDLRGGRAEGRMYRVMRYGPLLDVFVLDMRTYRNANSPGDRAEDPIGILGAEQLAWIKRELSRSRATWKVIASDMPLGIVVPDGAANFEAVAQGDPGAPLGRELQIAELLRHIKHQRITGTLWLTADVHYTAAHHYSPERAAFTDFAPFWEFVSGPIGAGGFPAGRLDATFGPQTAFVQSAPFANMSPSENPPYYGEVDIDGGSGELTVRLRRQGGDVLFTRTLQPGRVGQ, from the coding sequence ATGGCATCGACCCCACACACCCGACGGTCCCTCATCGGCGGTTCCCTCGCCCTGTCCTCCGCGCTGCTTGCCGCTCCGACGCTCGCCGCCCCCGCCTTCGCCCGCTCCGGCCGGCCGAACGCGCACTGGGGCGTCCAGTCCGGCGAGATCACCGCGCACTCGGCCACCGTGTGGACCCGTTCCGACCGCCTCGCGCGGATGTACGTCGAGACCTCTCCCAGCGAGGCGTTCCGCTACGCCGTACGCCGCCACCGCGGCCCGCTGCTCGGCCCGTCGAGCGACTTCACCGGAACGACCGTCCTGCGCGATCTCCCGCCCGGGCAGCAGGTGCACTACCGGGTCGTCCTGGCCGACCCCGACGACCCCCGCCGCACCGCCGAGCCGGTCCACGGCACCTTCCGCACCACCCCGGTCTCGCGCCGCCGCGACGTGCGCTTCCTGTGGTCCGGGGACCTGGCGGGCCAGGGCTGGGGCATCAACCCCGACGTCGGCGGCTACCGCGTCTTCGACGAGATGGGCCGGCGCAACCCCGACTTCTTCCTCTTCAGCGGGGACACGATCTACGCCGACGGGCCGATCAAGTCGGCCGTGCCCCTGCGCGACGGCACCGTCTGGCGCAACGTCACCACGGCCGAGAAGTCCAAGGTCGCCGAGACCCTCGACGAGTTCCGCGGGAACTTCCGCTACAACCTCCTCGACCGCAACCTCCTCGACTTCAACGCCCAGGTCCCCGTCCTCGCCCAGTGGGACGACCACGAGGTGCGCAACAACTGGTACCCGGGCCAGCTGATCGACGACCCCCGCTACACCGTCAAGGAGGCCGACACCCTCGCCACCCGGGCCCGCCGCGCCTTCGGCGAGTACTTCCCGGTGACCGACCTGCGCGGCGGCCGCGCCGAGGGCCGGATGTACCGCGTGATGCGGTACGGCCCGCTCCTCGACGTCTTCGTGCTCGACATGCGCACCTACCGCAACGCCAACTCCCCCGGCGACCGGGCCGAGGACCCCATCGGCATCCTCGGCGCCGAGCAGCTGGCCTGGATCAAGCGCGAGCTATCCCGCTCCCGGGCCACCTGGAAGGTCATCGCATCCGACATGCCCCTGGGCATCGTCGTCCCCGACGGGGCAGCGAACTTCGAGGCCGTCGCCCAGGGCGACCCGGGCGCCCCTTTGGGCCGGGAGCTGCAGATCGCCGAGCTGCTGCGGCACATCAAGCACCAGCGGATCACCGGCACCCTCTGGCTCACCGCCGACGTGCACTACACCGCCGCCCACCACTACTCGCCCGAGCGGGCCGCCTTCACCGACTTCGCGCCGTTCTGGGAGTTCGTCTCCGGCCCCATCGGGGCCGGCGGCTTCCCGGCCGGGCGGCTCGACGCCACCTTCGGCCCGCAGACGGCCTTCGTCCAGTCGGCCCCCTTCGCCAACATGTCGCCGTCAGAGAACCCCCCGTACTACGGGGAGGTCGACATCGACGGCGGCAGCGGGGAACTCACCGTCCGGTTGCGCCGCCAGGGAGGGGACGTACTCTTCACCCGGACCCTCCAGCCCGGGCGCGTGGGCCAGTAG
- a CDS encoding alpha/beta fold hydrolase — MTATVSFTIDSPLGPRTATVAYERKGSGEPLLLLHGIGHHLQAWHPVTDILAAEHDVIAVDLPGFGASEPLPKGVPYSLDTVAPALGALCTALGVERPHVAGNSLGGLLALEMGRSNLVRSVTALSPAGFWTEGERRYAFAALLAMRAGARTLPLPAVDRLARSAAGRAALTGTIYARPSRRSPEAVVAETLALRHATGFEDTLAAGGSVRFTEDVPGLPVTIAWGTRDRLLLRRQGVRAKHTVPGARLVRLPGCGHVPMSDDPALVARVVLDTARRAAVPVA, encoded by the coding sequence ATGACCGCCACGGTCTCCTTCACGATCGATTCGCCGCTCGGCCCCCGCACCGCCACCGTCGCCTACGAGCGCAAGGGCTCGGGCGAACCGCTTCTCCTCCTGCACGGCATCGGCCACCACCTCCAGGCCTGGCACCCGGTGACCGACATCCTGGCCGCCGAGCACGACGTGATCGCCGTCGACCTGCCCGGCTTCGGTGCCTCGGAGCCGCTGCCCAAGGGCGTTCCGTACTCCCTGGACACCGTGGCCCCGGCGCTCGGAGCACTCTGCACGGCCCTCGGCGTCGAGCGCCCGCACGTCGCGGGCAACTCCCTCGGCGGCCTGCTCGCCCTCGAAATGGGCCGGAGCAATCTCGTCCGCTCGGTCACGGCCCTCTCCCCCGCCGGGTTCTGGACCGAGGGCGAACGCCGCTACGCCTTCGCCGCGCTCCTCGCCATGCGGGCCGGCGCCCGGACGCTGCCCCTCCCCGCCGTCGACCGGCTCGCGCGCAGCGCCGCCGGCCGCGCCGCGCTCACGGGCACCATCTACGCACGCCCGTCGCGCCGTTCGCCCGAGGCCGTGGTCGCCGAGACCCTCGCCCTGCGCCACGCCACCGGATTCGAGGACACCCTGGCCGCAGGTGGTTCCGTACGCTTCACCGAGGACGTGCCGGGGCTGCCGGTCACCATCGCGTGGGGCACCCGCGACCGGCTGCTGCTGCGCCGTCAGGGCGTCCGCGCCAAGCACACCGTCCCCGGCGCACGGCTGGTCCGCCTCCCGGGCTGCGGCCACGTCCCGATGAGCGACGATCCGGCGCTCGTCGCCCGCGTGGTGCTGGACACGGCACGCCGCGCCGCCGTCCCGGTCGCGTGA
- a CDS encoding GntR family transcriptional regulator — protein MGTTQLETVPEPKYWHLKTVLSEALDQDFAVGEVLPNERELAARFGVARATLRQALEQLELEGRLQRRRGVGTTVAPPRVGVAVGSAQHSWPGEAVDGWEPQDASESLPPAAVLKLLGTGGAFAADQPVHTVRRTRMTNGQAVAAELLYVPAASVPGLPAIEAPSGPARARAVLRELQRLVLDGQDRSVELGSARADDAKELDRLPGAPVLLVTTRYFTAAGTAAVSVATYRADTCRLTFGDSGGVEITHEPVAS, from the coding sequence GTGGGGACCACGCAGCTCGAAACGGTGCCGGAGCCGAAGTACTGGCACCTCAAGACCGTCCTCAGCGAGGCGCTCGACCAGGACTTCGCCGTCGGCGAGGTGCTGCCCAACGAGCGTGAACTCGCAGCCCGCTTCGGAGTCGCCCGCGCGACCCTGCGTCAGGCGCTGGAGCAGCTGGAGCTCGAAGGCCGGCTGCAGCGCCGCCGCGGCGTCGGCACCACCGTCGCCCCGCCGCGCGTCGGCGTCGCCGTCGGCAGCGCGCAGCACAGCTGGCCGGGGGAGGCCGTCGACGGCTGGGAGCCGCAGGACGCCTCGGAGTCCCTGCCGCCCGCCGCGGTGCTGAAGCTCCTCGGAACGGGTGGGGCGTTCGCCGCCGACCAGCCGGTTCACACCGTGCGCCGCACCAGGATGACGAACGGTCAGGCCGTCGCCGCCGAGCTGCTGTACGTGCCGGCCGCCTCGGTGCCCGGACTGCCCGCCATCGAGGCCCCGTCGGGTCCTGCCCGTGCGCGTGCCGTCCTGCGCGAGCTGCAGCGGCTGGTCCTCGACGGCCAGGACCGCTCGGTGGAGCTGGGCTCCGCCCGCGCCGACGACGCCAAGGAACTGGACCGGCTGCCCGGCGCTCCGGTGCTCCTGGTCACCACGCGGTACTTCACCGCCGCAGGCACGGCGGCGGTCTCGGTGGCGACCTACCGCGCCGACACCTGCCGCCTCACCTTCGGTGACTCGGGCGGCGTCGAGATCACGCACGAGCCCGTCGCCTCCTGA
- a CDS encoding ROK family transcriptional regulator, with the protein MGQLTGGDPSLLRRINSAVVLRALRTAGSPTLTDLTRLTGLSRPTVEGVVEGLIGTGLVVEADAEEGARRQGRPARRFRFRAEAGHLLGIEIGSHRVAVLLSGLDGRIIGAGTKEVAETASADERLERVRAAVADLLRRAGVPRDSLRAVGVGSPGIVEADGTVRLGTALPGWTGLPLGDRLRRSFRCPVQVENDANAAAVAEHWKGAARDTGDMVFVMAGLSPGAGSLIGGRLHRGFGGAAGEIGALHLLGREATPERLLSTTGEPLHPLDEPAVAEVFAKAKRGDERAVAAVERFLQRLVHDVAALVLAMDPELVVVGGWAAGLDGVLEPLRRELERYCLRPPRVALSLLGEAAVATGALRLALDHVEEELFAVEKTVTARRR; encoded by the coding sequence TTGGGGCAGCTGACCGGCGGGGATCCCTCTCTGCTTCGGCGGATCAATTCCGCGGTGGTGCTGCGTGCACTGCGCACGGCCGGGTCGCCGACCCTCACCGACCTCACACGGCTGACCGGTCTCTCCCGGCCGACCGTCGAAGGGGTCGTGGAGGGGCTGATCGGGACCGGGCTCGTCGTCGAGGCCGACGCGGAGGAGGGCGCGCGGCGGCAGGGACGGCCGGCCAGACGGTTCCGGTTCCGGGCCGAGGCCGGACACCTGCTCGGCATAGAGATCGGCTCGCACCGGGTCGCGGTCCTGCTGTCCGGGCTGGACGGCCGCATCATCGGCGCGGGCACCAAGGAGGTCGCGGAGACGGCGTCGGCCGACGAGCGGCTGGAGCGGGTGCGCGCGGCCGTCGCCGATCTCCTGCGCCGCGCCGGCGTGCCGCGGGACTCCCTGCGGGCGGTCGGGGTCGGCAGCCCCGGGATCGTGGAGGCGGACGGCACGGTACGCCTCGGCACCGCCCTGCCCGGCTGGACCGGGCTGCCGCTCGGGGACCGCCTGCGGCGCTCGTTCCGGTGCCCGGTACAGGTGGAGAACGACGCCAACGCGGCGGCCGTCGCCGAGCACTGGAAGGGCGCCGCGCGTGACACCGGCGACATGGTGTTCGTGATGGCGGGACTCAGTCCCGGCGCGGGCTCGCTCATCGGCGGCCGACTCCACCGGGGCTTCGGCGGGGCGGCCGGAGAGATCGGCGCCCTGCACCTGCTGGGCCGCGAGGCGACGCCGGAGCGGCTGCTGTCGACGACGGGCGAGCCGCTGCACCCGCTGGACGAGCCGGCGGTCGCCGAGGTCTTCGCGAAGGCCAAGCGGGGCGACGAGCGGGCGGTCGCCGCAGTGGAAAGGTTCCTGCAGCGCCTGGTCCACGACGTGGCGGCGCTGGTCCTGGCGATGGATCCGGAGCTGGTGGTGGTCGGCGGCTGGGCGGCCGGCCTGGACGGGGTCCTGGAACCCCTGCGCCGGGAGCTGGAGCGCTACTGCCTGCGCCCGCCGCGCGTGGCCCTGTCGCTGCTCGGTGAGGCGGCGGTTGCGACCGGTGCCCTCCGACTCGCGCTCGACCACGTCGAGGAGGAGCTCTTCGCGGTGGAGAAGACCGTCACGGCCCGCCGCCGCTGA
- a CDS encoding response regulator, producing MPVTVLLVDDEPLVRAGLRAVLDAQPDIEVVGEAADGASVIPLVRQLRPDVVAMDVRMPLLDGIEATRAVLRTVDSPPKILVVTTFENDEYVYQALRAGADGFLLKRARPSEIVHAVRLVAEGETLLFPAAVRALAAEYGNRQARAVLERAALTEREEAVLRLMARGLTNVEIASELIIGTETVKSHVSAILAKLGARDRTQAVITAYESGFVSPA from the coding sequence ATGCCGGTTACCGTACTGCTCGTCGACGACGAACCCCTGGTCCGCGCGGGTCTGCGCGCCGTCCTGGACGCCCAGCCCGACATCGAGGTGGTGGGTGAGGCGGCCGACGGCGCCTCCGTGATCCCGCTCGTGCGGCAGTTGCGGCCGGACGTGGTGGCCATGGACGTGCGGATGCCGCTGCTCGACGGGATCGAGGCGACCCGCGCGGTGCTGCGTACGGTGGACTCCCCGCCGAAGATCCTCGTGGTGACCACCTTCGAGAACGACGAGTACGTCTACCAGGCGCTGCGGGCCGGAGCGGACGGGTTCCTCCTGAAGCGGGCCCGGCCTTCCGAGATCGTGCACGCCGTACGGCTGGTGGCGGAGGGCGAGACCCTGCTCTTCCCTGCGGCCGTGCGGGCCCTGGCCGCGGAGTACGGCAACCGGCAGGCGCGGGCGGTGCTGGAGCGGGCCGCCCTGACCGAACGGGAGGAGGCGGTCCTGCGGCTCATGGCGCGGGGGCTCACCAACGTGGAGATCGCGTCCGAGCTGATCATCGGCACGGAGACGGTCAAGTCCCATGTCAGTGCGATCCTGGCGAAGCTGGGGGCCCGGGACCGCACCCAGGCGGTGATCACGGCGTACGAGTCGGGCTTCGTCTCACCCGCCTGA
- a CDS encoding sensor histidine kinase, whose product MYRLLRAPFQPVTYSRWLHLCVPLLLLAIWMFVVPEWPWGPMLLVLPFGLVPWVRLAEGLQAQFLLTPYDRGSADGSISLAPSAHWGDRWRTVLWLETRMVIATGAVAATVWMPALTVELFANALGFSPDPGPLAPLIPERRWVAALLVPVPLLVLMVVVVLLGELITAIATRLLGPSAAERLSALEARTEQLLERTRIARELHDSIGHALTVAVVQAGAARAAGDPAFTDRALCAIEETGRAALEDLERVLGVLRESGQPPSQRPTLAEADRLLESARASGSEVDAQLTGPLEKLPGPVTREGYRILQESLTNVLRHCGPVPVRVRVEMAVDRLEMEVTNPLPERPGVTLGGGSGLRGIRERAALLGGEAETGPHEGGWRVRARLPLERIR is encoded by the coding sequence ATGTACCGACTGCTGCGGGCTCCGTTCCAACCAGTGACCTATTCACGCTGGTTGCACCTCTGCGTGCCCCTGCTGCTGCTGGCCATATGGATGTTCGTGGTGCCGGAGTGGCCGTGGGGGCCGATGCTGCTCGTCCTGCCGTTCGGGCTGGTTCCCTGGGTGCGGCTGGCGGAGGGGCTCCAGGCTCAGTTCCTGCTCACGCCGTATGACCGCGGCTCCGCCGACGGCTCCATAAGCCTGGCTCCTTCGGCGCATTGGGGCGACCGCTGGCGTACGGTGCTGTGGCTGGAGACGCGGATGGTCATAGCGACGGGGGCGGTGGCCGCCACCGTCTGGATGCCCGCGCTGACCGTCGAACTGTTCGCGAACGCGCTCGGCTTTTCACCGGATCCGGGGCCCTTGGCACCGCTCATACCCGAGCGTCGCTGGGTCGCCGCGCTGCTGGTGCCCGTTCCGCTCCTCGTCCTGATGGTCGTCGTGGTCCTGCTCGGCGAGTTGATCACTGCGATCGCCACCCGGCTGCTCGGTCCTTCGGCGGCCGAGCGGCTGAGCGCCCTGGAGGCGCGTACGGAGCAGTTGCTGGAGCGCACCCGGATCGCGCGGGAGCTGCACGACTCGATCGGGCACGCGCTGACCGTGGCCGTCGTGCAGGCGGGGGCGGCGCGCGCCGCGGGTGATCCCGCCTTCACCGACCGGGCGTTGTGCGCCATCGAGGAGACGGGCCGGGCCGCGCTGGAGGACCTGGAGCGGGTGCTCGGGGTGCTGCGGGAGTCCGGGCAGCCGCCGTCACAGCGGCCGACGCTGGCGGAGGCCGACCGGCTGTTGGAGTCGGCCCGGGCCTCCGGCTCCGAGGTGGACGCACAACTGACCGGGCCGCTGGAGAAGCTGCCGGGGCCTGTAACCCGGGAGGGGTACCGCATCCTGCAGGAGTCGCTCACCAACGTGCTGCGCCACTGCGGTCCCGTACCGGTCCGGGTGCGGGTGGAGATGGCCGTGGACCGGCTGGAAATGGAGGTGACGAACCCACTGCCCGAGCGCCCCGGCGTCACGCTCGGCGGCGGCAGCGGACTGCGCGGGATACGGGAACGGGCCGCGCTGCTCGGCGGGGAGGCCGAGACCGGACCGCACGAGGGCGGCTGGAGGGTGCGCGCACGGCTTCCGCTGGAGCGAATACGCTGA
- a CDS encoding ABC transporter ATP-binding protein yields MNSIEIRELTKAYGAHRAVDGLTFDVLPGRVTGFLGPNGAGKSTTMRLLLGLDRPTAGTATIGGRRYLDLPDPLHRVGALLDAQSAHGGRTARDHLRFLAAAGRIPARRVDEVLEQAGMASVAGRRIKSFSLGMRQRLGIAAALLGDPGVLLLDEPTNGLDPEGIIWIRELMRGLAAEGRTVLVSSHLMSETSALADHLVVLGNGKLLADTSMEEFIDARSTRRVRLRTSEPGRLRTALARDGFDLADAADGRWTVEGIQAEQLGNLAAREGIPVLELSDERASLEQAYLDLTADHAQFTATH; encoded by the coding sequence ATGAACAGCATCGAGATCCGAGAACTGACCAAGGCATACGGCGCCCACCGTGCGGTGGACGGCCTCACCTTCGATGTCCTGCCCGGGCGGGTCACCGGATTCCTGGGCCCCAACGGCGCCGGGAAGTCGACCACCATGCGCCTGCTGCTGGGCCTGGACCGGCCCACCGCCGGCACGGCCACCATCGGCGGCCGACGCTACCTGGACCTGCCCGACCCGCTGCACCGGGTCGGCGCCCTCCTGGACGCGCAGTCGGCCCACGGCGGGCGCACCGCCCGCGACCACCTGCGCTTCCTCGCCGCCGCAGGCCGCATTCCGGCACGCCGGGTGGACGAGGTCCTGGAGCAGGCCGGGATGGCATCCGTGGCGGGGCGGCGGATCAAGTCCTTCTCACTCGGCATGCGCCAGCGCCTCGGCATAGCCGCCGCGCTGCTGGGCGACCCCGGCGTGCTCCTCCTGGACGAGCCGACCAACGGCCTCGACCCCGAGGGCATCATCTGGATCCGCGAGCTGATGCGCGGCCTCGCCGCCGAAGGGCGCACCGTGCTGGTCTCCAGCCACCTGATGTCCGAGACCTCCGCGCTCGCCGACCACCTGGTCGTGCTCGGCAACGGCAAGCTGCTGGCCGACACGTCGATGGAGGAGTTCATCGACGCCCGCAGCACCCGGAGGGTGCGCCTGCGCACCTCCGAACCGGGCCGGCTGCGGACCGCGCTCGCCCGGGACGGCTTCGATCTGGCCGACGCGGCCGACGGGCGATGGACCGTCGAGGGCATACAGGCCGAGCAGCTCGGCAACCTGGCCGCCCGTGAGGGCATTCCCGTGCTGGAACTGTCCGACGAGCGCGCCTCACTGGAGCAGGCCTACCTCGACCTCACCGCCGATCACGCGCAGTTCACCGCAACCCACTGA
- a CDS encoding ABC transporter permease subunit: MRAALPTVPTLHSEWIKIRSLRGSLGGLIAVFVVTAGIQALTAAAIGRSEDGSMGDDPLFAAYYGISFGQIAAMVFGAGAVSCEFHNGALRTSLAAVPNRTRFYLSKIATVGVLALLAGQITGLVTFVAGQAFMGQYALELGDPGTYRAVVGSGLYLTMMALFAAGLTAVLRSGTVVLSLLIPFVLLVSFVVGEAAGGAAQFLPDRAGQLVLHAQTQGDLGPWTGLGVMALWAGAAVLGGWLAVRRRDA; this comes from the coding sequence ATGCGCGCCGCTCTGCCCACCGTCCCCACCCTGCACTCGGAATGGATCAAGATACGGTCCCTGCGCGGCAGCCTCGGGGGGCTCATAGCCGTCTTCGTCGTCACCGCGGGCATCCAGGCGCTGACGGCAGCCGCCATCGGCCGGTCCGAGGACGGCAGCATGGGTGACGATCCGCTCTTCGCGGCCTACTACGGCATCTCCTTCGGCCAGATCGCCGCCATGGTCTTCGGCGCGGGCGCCGTGTCCTGCGAGTTCCACAACGGGGCGCTGCGCACCTCGCTGGCAGCGGTGCCCAACCGCACCCGCTTCTACCTGTCGAAAATCGCTACGGTGGGCGTCCTGGCCCTGCTGGCGGGTCAGATCACCGGGCTGGTCACCTTCGTCGCGGGTCAGGCGTTCATGGGGCAGTACGCCCTCGAGCTCGGCGACCCGGGTACCTACCGTGCCGTCGTCGGCAGCGGGCTCTACCTCACGATGATGGCACTGTTCGCGGCCGGGCTGACCGCGGTGCTGCGCAGTGGGACGGTCGTGCTGAGCCTGCTCATACCCTTCGTCCTGCTGGTGTCCTTCGTCGTCGGCGAGGCCGCGGGCGGCGCGGCCCAGTTCCTGCCGGACCGCGCCGGGCAGTTGGTGCTGCACGCCCAGACGCAAGGCGACCTCGGGCCCTGGACCGGGCTCGGCGTGATGGCCCTGTGGGCCGGGGCTGCCGTGCTCGGCGGATGGCTGGCGGTGCGCCGCAGGGACGCGTGA
- a CDS encoding mismatch-specific DNA-glycosylase, with protein sequence MQITVHLSGFTPRRLAPAEQEELLTYRLGITNVVARATARADELSAEEFREGGRILTAKVELLRPQWLAVVGVTAYRTAFGEKKAQIGPQERTIGSTRIWALPNPSGLNAHWTADSMAQEYARLREAAESPAD encoded by the coding sequence GTGCAGATAACTGTGCACCTCTCGGGCTTCACCCCGCGCCGCCTGGCTCCCGCGGAGCAGGAGGAGCTCCTGACCTACCGCCTCGGCATCACCAACGTCGTGGCCCGAGCCACGGCCCGCGCCGACGAGCTGAGCGCGGAGGAGTTCCGCGAGGGCGGCCGCATCCTGACGGCCAAGGTGGAACTGCTGCGCCCCCAGTGGCTGGCGGTGGTGGGAGTGACCGCCTACCGCACGGCCTTCGGCGAGAAGAAGGCACAGATCGGCCCCCAGGAGCGCACCATCGGCTCCACCCGCATCTGGGCCCTCCCCAACCCCAGCGGCCTCAACGCCCACTGGACCGCCGACTCCATGGCCCAGGAATACGCCCGCCTCCGCGAGGCCGCCGAATCCCCCGCCGACTAG
- a CDS encoding tyrosine-type recombinase/integrase, whose translation MDLRHELMEGRAELPRVGAVVPARGIHPPYIVVNGYDDEIEPVTAYLRDLALNDSSPLTVRSYGYGLLRWFRLLWLLGVVWEKATEAEIAVLTGWLRSAANPQRQRKSAGAAAPGSVNLRTGKPVLRAGYAPRTINHALSVVSGFYEFHAHQGNGPVTNPVPDSPQRRRALAHRSPLEPKPVLGRARLRQKVADRPPRSIPDHLWDELFERMGCERDRALLEFYVSSGARAEELLGVGIGDLDWAGQKIYLISKGTRERQPVPASPQAFVRLARYLDEIGTPPADEPLWRTRRGADRPMTYWAMRRIIQRANEALGTNWTLHDLRHTAANRMANGGKLTLPEVQAVLRHANIQTTSRYLAVRVEEIFDKLTEHYNAPRVERSYPTGYNADDIAAVFGA comes from the coding sequence GTGGATCTACGACATGAACTGATGGAGGGGCGGGCCGAGCTTCCCCGAGTCGGGGCGGTGGTCCCGGCGCGGGGCATCCATCCTCCGTACATCGTCGTCAATGGGTACGACGACGAGATCGAGCCGGTAACCGCGTATCTGCGCGACCTAGCCTTGAATGACAGCAGCCCGCTGACGGTCCGCAGCTATGGGTACGGGCTGCTGCGCTGGTTCCGGCTGCTGTGGCTACTCGGCGTGGTCTGGGAGAAGGCGACCGAAGCGGAGATTGCCGTACTGACTGGGTGGCTACGGTCGGCGGCGAACCCCCAGCGTCAGCGCAAGTCGGCCGGGGCCGCTGCTCCGGGATCGGTGAACCTGCGCACTGGTAAGCCGGTCCTGCGAGCCGGGTACGCGCCACGGACGATCAACCACGCCCTGTCGGTGGTGAGCGGGTTCTACGAGTTCCATGCCCACCAGGGCAACGGACCGGTCACCAACCCCGTCCCCGACTCACCGCAGCGGCGTCGGGCCCTGGCTCACCGCAGCCCGCTGGAGCCCAAGCCGGTGCTCGGCCGTGCCCGGCTGCGGCAGAAGGTCGCCGACCGGCCGCCCAGGTCGATCCCTGATCACCTCTGGGACGAGTTGTTCGAGCGCATGGGCTGCGAGCGCGACCGCGCACTGCTGGAGTTCTATGTCTCCAGCGGGGCCCGAGCCGAGGAACTACTCGGCGTCGGTATCGGAGACCTCGACTGGGCCGGCCAGAAGATCTACTTGATCTCCAAGGGCACTCGGGAGCGTCAACCGGTCCCGGCTTCACCGCAGGCGTTCGTGCGCCTGGCCCGCTACCTTGACGAGATCGGCACCCCGCCGGCGGACGAGCCGCTGTGGCGAACCCGCCGCGGCGCGGACCGGCCGATGACCTACTGGGCGATGCGCCGGATCATCCAGCGTGCGAATGAGGCCCTGGGCACCAACTGGACGCTGCACGATCTGCGGCACACGGCCGCCAACCGGATGGCCAACGGTGGCAAGCTCACCCTGCCCGAGGTCCAGGCCGTCTTGCGACACGCCAACATCCAGACCACCAGCCGGTACCTGGCAGTTCGCGTCGAGGAGATCTTCGACAAGCTCACCGAGCACTACAACGCCCCACGGGTCGAACGCAGCTACCCCACCGGCTACAACGCGGACGACATCGCGGCGGTGTTCGGTGCCTGA